The sequence below is a genomic window from Clostridium putrefaciens.
AATTAGGCAAGGAATTGAAACTTATGGGTATGAAGGAAGTATTTGTAGATGAAAATGGATATGTAATGGCAACCTTACCTTCTAACTTAAGTAAATCTGTTCCCACTATAGGATTTATTGCTCATATGGATACGTCACCAGATATGTCAGGAAAAGATGTAAATCCTCAAGTGGTTGAAGATTATAAGGGTGGAGATATAATTTTAAATAAAGACTTAAATATCGTATTATCACCAAAAGACTTTCCAGATATAAAAAGCTATATAGGAAAAACATTAATAACTACAGATGGAACTACTCTTTTAGGTGCAGATGACAAGGCAGGTCTTGCAGAAATAATGACAGCTATGGAATATCTAATAGATCATCCAGAAATAAAGCATGGAGATATAAAAGTTGGATTTACTCCAGATGAAGAAATTGGCGAAGGGGCAGACCATTTTGATGTAGAAAAGTTTGCTGCAGACTTTGCGTATACTATAGATGGAGGTAAGATAGGTGAGCTTGAATATGAAAACTTTAATGCTGCAGGAGCTAAAGTAACCATTAATGGAAGAAATATTCATCCAGGGTATGCCTATGAAAAGATGATAAATTCTATAAGTATAGCTAGTGAGTTTATGGCAATGCTACCTTCAAATGAGGTACCAGAAAAAA
It includes:
- the pepT gene encoding peptidase T → MSKVVEKFLRYVKFETRSDENTGKTPSTEGQMVLAKELGKELKLMGMKEVFVDENGYVMATLPSNLSKSVPTIGFIAHMDTSPDMSGKDVNPQVVEDYKGGDIILNKDLNIVLSPKDFPDIKSYIGKTLITTDGTTLLGADDKAGLAEIMTAMEYLIDHPEIKHGDIKVGFTPDEEIGEGADHFDVEKFAADFAYTIDGGKIGELEYENFNAAGAKVTINGRNIHPGYAYEKMINSISIASEFMAMLPSNEVPEKTKGYEGFYLLTNIKGEVEKTLLNYIIRDFDKDNFEKRKDNIKNICKTINEKYGMDIIEIEVKDQYYNMKEKIEPVKHVVDIAFKAMEQVGVTPIVTPIRGGTDGARLSYMGLPTPNIFAGGENFHGKYEFVCKESMEKAVEVIIKIVELYSEK